From Micromonospora nigra, one genomic window encodes:
- a CDS encoding SpoIIE family protein phosphatase produces MDSGATTVLVVDDSRTKRYLLVSWLSRAGFTVLEAETGGEALARVGVDKIDLVVLDVRLPDLSGFEVCERIKTAHPALPVIHVSAHAVDPNDRTQGLTRGADAYLAEPIEPDELVATAHAVLRYYQARKRAELLAERLTGLADTTVAVHAAPNFTRLLAAAAHGAAQIFKAPAAVVAETFDGDCLAGVCSGPDAEAGLVTWVVDDTAVPVGATVRVDPSEAWALVDWPSGDTVTVAAARLRDDRAPLYVVVPTGTQIARTPVLVQLAQAVASAVEAQRSFDEEHRIAVTLQRSLLPRRLPEVAGLDFAVRYEPASARTEVGGDFYELVMLDGHLLLAVGDVAGHSLHAATVMAELRHAVRAYAVEGHQPGEILHRVNELMRTLLPNELATICVLLMEPGTGRVRLASAGHLPPLITMDGKVEYVHHSAPLLGVRAPRPPDLEFVLPAGATMVFYTDGLIERRDATIDDGLGALARCAEHVEPDLDRFCQRLLVELAPDEIQDDVAVVALRRH; encoded by the coding sequence GTGGACAGCGGCGCGACGACCGTCCTGGTGGTCGACGACAGTCGAACCAAGCGTTACCTGCTGGTCAGCTGGCTGAGTCGGGCCGGCTTCACGGTTCTCGAGGCGGAGACCGGCGGCGAGGCGCTGGCCCGGGTCGGGGTGGACAAGATCGACCTGGTGGTGCTGGACGTTCGGCTGCCGGACCTCAGCGGCTTCGAGGTCTGCGAACGGATCAAGACCGCGCACCCGGCGCTGCCGGTGATCCACGTGTCGGCGCACGCCGTGGACCCGAACGACCGGACGCAGGGCCTCACCCGGGGTGCGGACGCCTACCTGGCCGAACCGATCGAGCCCGACGAACTGGTCGCCACCGCACACGCCGTGCTGCGCTACTACCAGGCCCGGAAGCGGGCCGAACTGCTCGCCGAGCGGCTGACCGGGCTGGCCGACACCACCGTGGCGGTGCACGCGGCACCGAACTTCACCCGGCTGCTGGCGGCGGCGGCACACGGTGCCGCGCAGATCTTCAAGGCTCCCGCGGCGGTGGTCGCCGAGACCTTCGACGGGGACTGCCTGGCCGGGGTGTGTTCCGGGCCGGATGCCGAGGCCGGCCTGGTGACCTGGGTGGTGGACGACACGGCCGTGCCGGTCGGGGCGACCGTGCGCGTCGACCCGTCGGAGGCCTGGGCGCTGGTGGACTGGCCGTCCGGGGACACGGTCACCGTGGCCGCCGCCCGGCTTCGGGACGACCGCGCGCCCCTGTACGTGGTGGTGCCCACCGGCACGCAGATCGCCCGGACACCGGTGTTGGTGCAGTTGGCGCAGGCGGTCGCGTCGGCGGTGGAGGCGCAACGGTCCTTCGACGAGGAACACCGCATCGCCGTCACGCTCCAGCGCAGCCTGCTGCCGCGCCGTCTACCGGAGGTCGCCGGCCTCGACTTCGCCGTGCGCTACGAGCCGGCGAGCGCCCGCACGGAGGTGGGCGGCGACTTCTACGAGCTGGTGATGCTCGACGGTCACCTGCTGCTGGCCGTCGGCGACGTGGCCGGGCACTCGCTGCACGCCGCCACCGTGATGGCCGAACTGCGCCACGCCGTGCGGGCGTACGCGGTGGAGGGGCACCAGCCGGGTGAGATCCTGCACCGGGTCAACGAGCTGATGCGGACGCTGCTGCCGAACGAACTGGCCACGATCTGCGTGCTGCTGATGGAGCCGGGCACGGGTCGGGTGCGGCTGGCCAGCGCCGGCCACCTGCCACCGTTGATCACGATGGACGGGAAGGTCGAGTACGTGCACCACTCGGCCCCGCTGCTCGGCGTCCGCGCGCCCCGACCCCCCGACCTGGAGTTCGTGCTGCCGGCCGGCGCCACCATGGTCTTCTACACCGACGGGCTGATCGAACGCCGGGACGCCACCATCGACGACGGGCTGGGGGCCCTGGCGCGGTGCGCCGAGCACGTCGAGCCGGACCTGGACCGGTTCTGCCAGCGGCTGCTGGTGGAGCTGGCTCCGGACGAGATCCAGGACGACGTCGCCGTGGTGGCTCTCCGCCGCCACTGA
- a CDS encoding S9 family peptidase: MTTETPLPAAKRVPTERVHHGDVVVDEYAWLAAKDDPETIAYLTAENAWTEARTAHLAQLRDELFEETRRRTQESDRSVPTRKGDHWYYTRTVEGQQYGVHCRRAVRDGETTPPVSVAGAPLDGEEVLLDGNLLAEGHDFLALGAFDVSPDGRWLAYSVDNSGDERFTLRVKDLVTGELLPDEVPDTFYGTAWSADASALFYLTVDETWRPNRVWRHVIGTPASDDTVVYQEDDERFWVSVELTRSERFILIDIASKTTSEVHVIPAADPTGEPAVVAPRRQGVEYSVEHHGDRFLILHNDDAEDFALAYTSADAPGDWVPLIEHSPGTRLESVDAFSDHLVLTVRSEGLTGLRVLPVGDGDGHDIAFPEPLHSVALDVNPEYRTSRVRLRYTSLVTPDSVYDYDLVTREMVLLRRKPVQPGPDGRQFDPTDYEQQRDWALADDGTRVPISVVHRRGVPRDGSAPCVIYGYGSYEASMDPWFSVPRLSLLDRGVVFAVAHVRGGGELGRHWYDQGKMLTKKNTFTDFVACARHLVKSGWTASERLVARGASAGGLLMGAVANLAPDAFAGIVAQVPFVDPLTSILDPSLPLTVTEWEEWGNPLEDPEVYAYMRSYAPYENVAAHDYPAILAVTSLNDTRVLYHEPAKWVARLRAVAPQGDYLLKTEMGAGHGGPSGRYDSWREEAFVNAWILDRLGRA, translated from the coding sequence GTGACCACCGAGACCCCCCTCCCCGCCGCCAAGCGCGTACCCACCGAGCGCGTCCACCACGGCGACGTCGTCGTCGACGAGTACGCCTGGCTGGCCGCGAAGGACGACCCGGAGACGATCGCCTATCTGACCGCCGAGAACGCCTGGACGGAGGCGCGCACCGCCCACCTCGCCCAGCTGCGCGACGAGCTGTTCGAGGAGACCCGCCGGCGCACGCAGGAGTCCGACCGGTCGGTGCCCACCCGCAAGGGCGACCACTGGTACTACACCCGCACGGTCGAGGGGCAGCAGTACGGGGTGCACTGCCGCCGGGCGGTCCGCGACGGCGAGACCACGCCTCCGGTCAGCGTGGCCGGAGCGCCGCTCGACGGTGAGGAGGTGCTGCTCGACGGCAACCTGCTCGCCGAGGGGCACGACTTCCTCGCGCTGGGCGCGTTCGACGTCAGCCCCGACGGGCGCTGGCTGGCCTACTCCGTCGACAACTCCGGCGACGAACGGTTCACCCTGCGGGTCAAGGATCTCGTCACCGGCGAGCTGCTGCCCGACGAGGTGCCCGACACCTTCTACGGCACCGCCTGGTCCGCCGACGCGTCGGCGCTGTTCTATCTCACCGTCGACGAGACGTGGCGGCCCAACCGGGTGTGGCGGCACGTGATCGGCACCCCCGCCAGCGACGACACCGTGGTCTACCAGGAGGACGACGAACGCTTCTGGGTCTCCGTCGAGCTGACCCGCTCGGAACGCTTCATTTTGATCGACATCGCGAGCAAGACCACCAGCGAGGTCCACGTCATCCCCGCCGCCGACCCGACGGGCGAACCGGCCGTCGTCGCGCCGCGTCGGCAGGGTGTCGAATACTCGGTCGAGCACCACGGTGACCGGTTCCTGATCCTGCACAACGACGACGCGGAGGACTTCGCACTGGCGTACACCTCGGCGGACGCCCCCGGCGACTGGGTGCCCCTGATCGAACACTCGCCGGGCACCCGGCTGGAGTCGGTGGACGCCTTCTCCGACCACCTCGTGCTGACCGTCCGCAGCGAGGGCCTGACCGGGCTGCGGGTCCTGCCGGTCGGCGACGGCGACGGTCACGACATCGCCTTCCCCGAACCGCTCCACAGCGTCGCGCTGGACGTCAACCCCGAATACCGCACCAGCCGCGTCCGGCTGCGCTACACCTCCCTGGTCACCCCCGACTCGGTGTACGACTACGACCTGGTGACCCGCGAGATGGTGCTGCTGCGGCGCAAGCCGGTGCAGCCCGGTCCTGACGGTCGGCAGTTCGACCCGACCGACTACGAGCAGCAGCGCGACTGGGCGCTGGCCGACGACGGCACCCGGGTGCCGATCTCCGTCGTCCACCGTCGGGGGGTGCCCCGAGACGGGTCCGCGCCGTGCGTCATCTACGGCTACGGCTCGTACGAGGCCAGCATGGACCCGTGGTTCTCCGTCCCCCGGTTGTCCCTGCTGGACCGTGGGGTCGTCTTCGCCGTGGCGCACGTACGCGGCGGCGGTGAACTGGGGCGGCACTGGTACGACCAGGGCAAGATGCTGACCAAGAAGAACACCTTCACCGACTTCGTGGCCTGCGCGCGGCACCTGGTCAAGTCCGGGTGGACGGCATCGGAGCGCCTGGTCGCCCGGGGCGCCTCGGCGGGTGGTCTGCTGATGGGCGCGGTGGCCAACCTCGCGCCGGACGCGTTCGCCGGCATCGTCGCGCAGGTGCCGTTCGTGGACCCGCTGACCTCCATCCTCGACCCGTCGTTGCCGCTGACCGTCACCGAGTGGGAGGAGTGGGGCAACCCGCTGGAGGACCCGGAGGTGTACGCGTACATGCGCTCGTACGCGCCGTACGAGAACGTGGCCGCCCACGACTATCCGGCGATCCTCGCGGTGACCAGCCTGAACGACACCCGGGTGCTCTACCACGAGCCGGCGAAGTGGGTCGCCCGGTTGCGGGCGGTGGCGCCGCAGGGCGACTACCTGCTCAAGACCGAGATGGGGGCGGGGCACGGCGGCCCGAGCGGCCGCTACGACTCCTGGCGGGAGGAGGCGTTCGTCAACGCCTGGATCCTCGACCGGCTCGGTCGCGCCTGA
- a CDS encoding FAD-binding oxidoreductase: protein MAAAVSDTDRPGALDITRRLTGICGPSFARLAGPADEVAGCPARWVAVPGEPRAAAEVLRLAVAHDLTVVPRGAGTKIDWGATPDRLDIVLDTGRLAGIGHQPSAETVEVGAGTPLRAVQATLERAGRRLAMDAPSPGATVGGVLAAGESGPLRLRHGSACEQLAGLRYLTADGDLVEIGGGAAGLDRARLLCGAQGALGVLVAATLRVQAAPASRMWVSRPVENPMEVRELVRTVLGARLDPAAVELDLPAGVRPRPRQGGRAEAMSRHPSVTGRATAAAGSLTVLLEGGPSDVADRANRLGALFGAETAVTRSAPRWWRHYPFAPGDTALRLEVPIEDLHAAVYALCDASGAPVAVRGSAGLGVVHAALPGAMPAERVAMILAAVRAVLLARQGRCVVVSAPPAVRRAVDLWGELAGVAGMRAARDDLDPHRRLAPGRLPGGL, encoded by the coding sequence ATGGCGGCAGCAGTGAGTGACACCGACCGGCCCGGCGCCCTCGACATCACCCGACGGTTGACCGGGATCTGTGGCCCGTCCTTCGCCCGCCTCGCCGGCCCGGCCGACGAGGTGGCCGGATGTCCGGCCCGCTGGGTGGCCGTGCCCGGCGAACCACGGGCCGCCGCCGAGGTGTTGCGGCTGGCCGTCGCGCACGACCTGACGGTGGTGCCCCGGGGAGCCGGCACGAAGATCGACTGGGGTGCCACCCCCGACCGGCTGGACATCGTGCTCGACACCGGCCGCCTCGCCGGGATCGGCCACCAACCGTCCGCCGAGACCGTCGAGGTGGGCGCGGGAACCCCGTTGCGCGCGGTCCAGGCCACTCTGGAACGCGCAGGCCGGCGGCTCGCGATGGACGCTCCGTCGCCCGGAGCCACCGTCGGCGGGGTGCTCGCCGCCGGTGAGTCCGGTCCACTGCGGCTCCGCCACGGCAGCGCCTGCGAGCAGCTCGCCGGCCTGCGCTACCTCACCGCCGACGGTGACCTCGTCGAGATCGGGGGCGGTGCCGCCGGGCTCGACCGGGCCCGCCTGCTCTGCGGCGCCCAGGGTGCGCTGGGCGTGCTGGTCGCCGCGACGCTGCGGGTGCAGGCCGCCCCGGCGAGCCGGATGTGGGTGTCCCGCCCGGTGGAGAACCCCATGGAGGTGCGCGAACTGGTCCGCACGGTGCTCGGCGCCCGGCTGGACCCGGCTGCGGTCGAACTCGATCTGCCGGCTGGCGTGCGGCCCCGGCCGAGGCAGGGCGGCCGGGCCGAGGCGATGTCCCGCCACCCGTCCGTGACGGGGCGGGCCACGGCCGCCGCGGGCTCCCTCACGGTGCTCCTGGAAGGCGGTCCGTCCGATGTGGCTGATCGCGCCAACCGGCTGGGTGCCCTGTTCGGGGCCGAAACGGCCGTCACCCGGTCGGCGCCGCGCTGGTGGCGGCACTACCCGTTCGCGCCGGGCGACACCGCGCTGCGGCTGGAGGTGCCGATCGAAGACCTGCACGCCGCCGTCTACGCGTTGTGCGACGCGTCCGGTGCGCCGGTGGCCGTACGCGGCTCCGCCGGGCTGGGCGTGGTGCACGCCGCCCTGCCCGGGGCGATGCCCGCCGAACGGGTCGCGATGATCCTCGCCGCCGTACGCGCGGTGCTGCTCGCCCGGCAGGGCCGCTGCGTGGTGGTGTCCGCGCCGCCGGCCGTGCGCCGGGCCGTCGACCTGTGGGGCGAGCTGGCCGGCGTGGCCGGGATGCGCGCCGCCCGTGACGACCTCGACCCGCACCGCCGCCTGGCACCGGGCCGCCTTCCCGGCGGCCTCTGA
- a CDS encoding SpoIIE family protein phosphatase, with amino-acid sequence MSAETGPATDGSPDERVRRVRLPADRRTPAAARAVVRSVLAEAHLDDLLNEALLLTTELSTNAVEHARTELDIEVVADRVGLTVTVSDFASGPVDELTVGVRNNTADISQVTERGRGLLLVDHFASRWGTTYLPTGKGVWFRLDLSGPGGNGWDHRPPAVAAATGAGGGEPEAPSAGAVTELLQTAPDPYAEDPLPEFAASLLTRLAEMVGAAGGVVRLDRGDGQGSQVLARYGRQPRTGNELVRVPLTVHRPYAGELELDAAPTAYARPLAVLAAERLSLHLENDRLRRADLRRQSWLTFLAEASELLAQSLDVELTMALVPQLVVPRLGQWCAVHTTDEWGRLKLAAASHSDEAVLPQLHAVLRETGPDSVQARLREASRNGTQMPLGAPMEGFAVPLIARGQRLGTLAVGRHLRHRHDPDEVAVLEDVARRAALAIENARIHAERRRVAQALQQSLLPPVLPVVEGIGLAAEYVPTGGDVDVGGDFYDVVPLSDGRWLVVIGDVSGKGVQAAAVTGLVRDVIRVLVGDGKPLPEVLARLNGTLVERGSGRYCTLALAAVGPGDGDQLDVELHLAGHDRPVLLRSGGGAATFVGTGGTALGLLDSIATPATALPLAPGDCLVFYTDGVTERRRGRELFGTDRLRDAAAPLAGYPADVVAARLRAIAINFSVETPRDDIAILVLRNDIG; translated from the coding sequence GTGTCAGCGGAGACGGGGCCCGCGACGGACGGCAGCCCAGACGAGCGCGTCCGGCGGGTCCGCCTTCCCGCCGACCGGCGTACGCCCGCCGCCGCACGGGCCGTCGTGCGCAGCGTGCTCGCCGAGGCGCACCTCGACGATCTGCTCAACGAGGCGCTGCTGCTGACCACCGAGCTGTCCACCAACGCGGTCGAGCACGCCCGCACCGAACTGGACATCGAGGTCGTCGCCGACCGGGTGGGCCTCACCGTCACCGTCTCCGACTTCGCCTCCGGCCCCGTCGACGAGCTGACCGTCGGTGTGCGCAACAACACCGCCGACATCTCCCAGGTCACCGAGCGCGGGCGCGGCCTGCTGCTCGTCGACCACTTCGCCAGCCGCTGGGGCACCACCTACCTGCCCACCGGGAAGGGGGTCTGGTTCCGGCTCGACCTGTCCGGCCCCGGTGGCAACGGGTGGGACCACCGACCGCCAGCCGTGGCGGCGGCCACCGGAGCCGGCGGGGGTGAACCCGAAGCGCCGAGCGCCGGCGCCGTGACCGAGCTGCTCCAGACCGCCCCCGACCCGTACGCGGAGGACCCGCTGCCCGAGTTCGCGGCCAGCCTGCTCACCCGGCTCGCGGAGATGGTGGGAGCGGCCGGCGGCGTGGTACGGCTCGACCGCGGCGACGGACAGGGCAGCCAGGTCCTCGCCCGGTACGGTCGTCAGCCACGAACCGGCAACGAACTGGTGCGGGTGCCGTTGACCGTGCACCGCCCGTACGCCGGGGAGCTGGAGCTGGACGCGGCACCGACGGCGTACGCCCGGCCGCTGGCGGTGCTGGCCGCGGAGCGGCTGTCGCTGCACCTGGAGAACGACCGGCTGCGCCGCGCCGACCTGCGCCGGCAGTCCTGGCTGACCTTCCTCGCCGAGGCCAGCGAACTGCTCGCCCAGTCACTGGACGTCGAGCTGACGATGGCGCTGGTGCCACAGCTGGTGGTGCCCCGGCTCGGGCAGTGGTGCGCCGTGCACACCACCGACGAGTGGGGCCGGCTGAAACTCGCGGCGGCCAGCCATTCCGACGAGGCGGTGCTGCCGCAGTTGCACGCCGTGCTTCGCGAGACCGGGCCCGACTCGGTGCAGGCGCGGCTGCGGGAGGCGTCCCGCAACGGCACCCAGATGCCGCTGGGTGCGCCGATGGAGGGCTTCGCCGTTCCGTTGATCGCTCGGGGCCAGCGGCTGGGCACCCTGGCCGTGGGCCGGCACCTGCGGCACCGGCACGACCCGGACGAGGTCGCCGTGCTGGAGGACGTGGCCCGCCGGGCTGCCCTGGCCATCGAGAACGCCCGGATCCACGCCGAACGTCGCCGGGTGGCGCAGGCGTTGCAGCAGTCGCTGCTACCACCGGTGCTGCCCGTGGTGGAGGGCATCGGCCTCGCCGCCGAGTACGTCCCGACCGGCGGTGACGTCGACGTCGGCGGCGACTTCTACGACGTGGTGCCGCTGTCGGACGGCCGTTGGCTCGTGGTGATCGGCGACGTCTCCGGCAAGGGCGTGCAGGCGGCGGCGGTCACCGGCCTGGTGCGGGACGTGATCCGGGTGCTGGTCGGGGACGGCAAGCCGCTGCCCGAGGTGTTGGCGCGGCTCAACGGCACACTCGTCGAGCGGGGCAGCGGCCGGTACTGCACGCTGGCCCTGGCGGCGGTGGGCCCCGGCGACGGCGACCAGCTCGACGTGGAGCTGCACCTGGCCGGGCACGACCGGCCGGTGCTGCTGCGCTCCGGCGGCGGGGCGGCCACGTTCGTCGGCACCGGCGGCACCGCGCTGGGCCTGCTCGACTCGATCGCCACGCCGGCCACGGCGCTCCCGCTCGCCCCGGGCGACTGCCTGGTCTTCTACACCGACGGCGTGACCGAGCGGCGGCGGGGACGCGAGCTGTTCGGCACGGACCGGCTCCGCGACGCCGCCGCACCGCTGGCCGGCTATCCGGCGGACGTGGTGGCGGCCCGACTGCGCGCAATCGCGATCAACTTCTCCGTCGAGACGCCCCGCGACGACATCGCGATCCTGGTGCTGCGCAACGACATCGGCTGA